In one window of Hyla sarda isolate aHylSar1 chromosome 1, aHylSar1.hap1, whole genome shotgun sequence DNA:
- the FABP1 gene encoding fatty acid-binding protein, liver: MAFNGTYELQTQENFEAFMKAIGLPDELIQKGKDVKSVTEIVQNGDHFVVTVTTGPRVQRNEFTIGQETEMESLTAEKIKTTVNLVDGKLVVNIKGVTSVTEVSGDILINVLTLNDIVYKRISKRK; the protein is encoded by the exons ATGGCTTTCAATGGGACCTATGAGCTTCAAACCCAAGAAAATTTTGAAGCTTTCATGAAAGCCATAG GTCTTCCTGACGAACTGATCCAGAAAGGAAAAGATGTCAAGAGTGTAACAGAGATTGTACAAAACGGCGATCATTTTGTGGTCACGGTGACTACAGGTCCCAGGGTCCAACGTAATGAGTTCACTATTGGTCAGGAGACAGAGATGGAATCTTTGACAGCTGAAAAAATAAAG ACTACTGTTAATTTGGTGGATGGAAAACTCGtcgtaaacattaaaggggtcacTTCTGTCACTGAGGTTTCAGGAGATATTCTTATCAAT GTTCTGACTCTAAATGACATTGTCTACAAGAGAATCAGTAAGAGAAAATGA